In Oreochromis niloticus isolate F11D_XX linkage group LG12, O_niloticus_UMD_NMBU, whole genome shotgun sequence, the DNA window AGGGCCAGGGAAGACACATGTTAGGTGATAAGTGAAGCACAAGGCCTATTGTGCAGACAGTCTCTCTTCCCCGTTTATTGACTTCCTAAATGATCCATTATGGAGTGATTTACGAGGTTTACCACCATACAGCCGGGCACTTGTGAAGCTACTGGGTTGTTGTCTGCTCCGTTCAGCAGACATCTACACCAATAGGACCCAGCATTTGATTTATCAGAGAGTGGACGGAAGCTTGCCCACATCACCTCCACTGTTTGTTCAAAGCCAACAAAGGAGTTAGGAAGACATTATGAATGCAAGGTGTCACAGGAAGGGTAGGGACAAACGTATACTCTGTGGGGGATActaaaaaatacttaaaaaaaaaaaaaggtgagagACGGCTTATACATGGACTTTTAAGTGAAATAAAAGCTTTCAATGAATTTAAAGTACAAATAAAACTTGAACAAGGAAAAAAGTTCAGGTACACTTTTGGCAGCAGCTTCACAGAAAAGCAGCTTGTCTCAATAATGACCTTGTCTTTTCTATGCTGGCTAATGATTCAAGGCCATTGTGCTGCTCTTTGAGTTCTCAGGCCTTTCCTGTACACCATGACGAGCTTCTCAACTTGGGATCATCCCCGGAGCCAAAGTCGTTACGAAGCAGAACGTCTGGTGTTTGAAGCTCTGTCCCCCCGCCCCCCCTTCCGACCTCTCGGCACAGTGTAGTAACATATGAGCTCCCATGATGCTCGTCGACTCTCCGATATAttgtgaaagaatgaaaagaaaaacaacacctCTTGATTTTCCTTTAAGACCCTTAACCTTCTTGACAAATGTCATCTTCTTTAAAGGGCGTCTGCATTCGGCATTACAAATCTAAATGCTAACAACTGTCACACAGCAAATTAAACAGaaccttttctttattttcaacTTGACACGTTTCCACACGAGCGCTAAAGGAGTTCACATTTAATAGTTTATCTCAAAGAAGGTATACTTCTTATAAAAATGAGCTCATAAACTGATTACGCAGATCAGGGAAAGCAACACTAAACCACCGTCCTGTTCTGCATGCCTGCCCCCCCCCCGCCGTGATTTACTTTTGTTTGACAAACACAGCTCAGGTCAGACTGCAGGGCCTGTGCGCTAAACTAAAGCCTGCTAGAATAACAACAAGGGATTACGTAGCTGCTCAGGTGCGGCGTATACCTTAAATTCAAGTCCACTGAAGCAAATCTCCTTTCAGATAAGTCAACACAATCACATAGCTGCATGGAGCAGTTAAAAGTCATCAGAAATTCCGGTTAGCTTAATAGAAATGGAAATAATGCTGGTTCAGCTCTGACatgatatatttaaatattttttttaaaaagcacactgaaatataatgagtgaaaataaagattttattttattttggagaCCAATATactttctttgtattttcacATTGACCCCTTCCTCACTATTCTCCgagataaataaaacataatcaGTATATATACATCTGACCATGAAGAGGATCCTTTATTTAACCTGTATCAGAAAGAATTGAAGTGCTTTAATTCTGCAGCTGTACAGCGCTAAGGAGTGAAACGCGTACTGTTAGAAAGAGCGGACTCCTGAGTTTCACGTGGTTGTCGGTAGGTAGCTGCAATGACTCCAGACATGCTCGCAAAAGTACGGGATGAGTTTGACCATCACACAAACATATGCCGTGCATCTGAAGGGGGGTATTTGTGAACAATGTAGGTTTTGcatgtaaaactttatatttatccataattttaaaatttacCACAAGCTTCTATGtccattacttttaaaaatacagcCCTTTGGGATCATGTTGTTCTTAGTGATAAACCCTCCATGTTATGAAGTTCATAGCTCAACTGTAATGTCAGTACATGAGAAGCACAATCCATTTCCATATTGTATCAGCACAGATGATTGTATTGTATGAATGTAGTATTGATCATAAATCTGTAAATCCTCTCAGAGCTCGGTGACTCAGCCTGTGTCCGCTCCCTCGTTGTAAACCGACCAGAGGCTGATTCGCTGGTCCTTTGATCCGGCAGCCAGGACTCTTTGTCTGGGGTCCCGGTGGTCAGAGAAAGCTACACTGAGCACCATGTCTGTGTGGTACTGTAGTACCGCTAGCGGCCGGAGCTTCTTCCAGCCAAATACTCTTATCCGGTGGTCCCAACCTGCTGAAGCCAAAAGTTTACGATCCATGCGGATACACAGCTGGGAAACCCCGGGGTTGACCAGCGTCACGCAGTCCTGCAGCtgtaagaaagaaagaggaaaaatatCTGAACAGGTGACTGCGcgctacaaaaacacaactacaAAGGCATTCTCATATGTATTCCAAGCCTCGTGCTTGTTTAAGGATGGGATGTAGCATTTTTTTCCTAACTGTAAATGTAACACCAAATAACCCATTTCTCATGCAAATagaggcaagaaaaaaaaacagacatactTAATAGATCAGTAAGTCAATTAATCACTACCGTCTGGGAAAATGTGGCCAAGGCAAACACTGACAAGGAAGGGCTATCAGCTGATCTGATGACTGAGGTCCAAGTGTGAGGCTGGAGGTCTGTTGAACCTGGCTGCATACTCCTGGGACTCAATCATCAGCCATAAAACATTAGGGCACGAGGGCCGCGAGTAAATCTCTCGGCGACCCATTATTTGGTTTGGAGTTAGGGAGGCGTATTCTGTAAGCGAGTTACCTGTGTCGCCGTTTGGAAGAAAGCGAGAGACCATCTCGCTGAAATGCTTGTTTGCAGAGACCTTGTTGCTTTAAGCACCTCTGATGAATTACATTCACACTGAAAGGTCTGATCAGCGGAGAGAGACCTGATAAATACACTGCTGTAACGTCTGCCTGCTAAAGATTAGCCACAGCCCCCTCTCCCTGTGATCAACAGCGTCCCACAGACTGTATCCATCTCTCTAAATGCGCAACATTCtgacaaatgaaaatgaatggtGGCTAAGATGGTGCTCTGAAGGGCCCCGGTGTTGTGGGCATTCCTGGGGAAGCGAACGTGCTTTTGCTGAAAGGTAGGGATCTCCACCGGATCACTATATGAGACCTAAACATCTGGCTGTGGGAGCTGAAATCAAACTGGACAGCGTAAAATTGACTTCATAAGTTGTGTCTAGGGAGACTAATGGTTTGGATGGGGAGGAGATGTTGGGAGAATTTATCTGCGTGCTCCTGTTCCGGGCAGGAACCATCCACAAGCTGCATGTGGAAGATATAAGCCAGGTACTCATAGCCCAAGTGGATAAAGTGGAATGCAAGGGAGAGAAGGAGCAGGGAGGAATGTCATTGATCATAACAGCAAGAAAAGCCAAGTTCAGAAGAGACAGTGataccatttctttttttttcttttgttagtCAAACCATCATCGCGAGGATGAAACCGTGTGCCCACTTCGCCAAATACACAAAGACAAAGCAAACTAGGGGGTGAAAGATTGTTCTGAGCTTTGTTATTACCTCAGGTATTTGGTATGCCCTTACCTCTGTCCATCTGGTTTGCATTAGAGTCCTGATAATGATGGGTTTaagtgtctgtttttgtttgttttgcttcccATAGTTTGTGTCAGGAAAAGGCATTTGTTTCATTAAGGGGTCAATTGCAGGCAGTAAATGGCTAATGATGTAGTGATGGTCATTCAGCAAGGCTGCTTGGTTAATTGTTTTTACTTTCTGTCTGAGAAAGTGGAGAGGAAAAagtagtaaaaagaaaaaaatggctgCCTTGTGCTATAATTTAGAATGAGTGATGCTCATGTGAAGCTCTGCTGGTTCCTGAGCTGCCGGCGATCAGTTTCGAGTCGCGAGGCGCTGGAGCTTGGACTGAAACAATCAGCTGACTGACTGAGAagtaaaagagaaataaaacggTGAGATTTAATTAGCTGCCAATTTACCAGATCTAAACTTAAAGAAAAATCCAGGGCggctttattttattgcaattAATTTGGTGCTGGCCTCACTTTGGGGTTAACTCTTAATTGCACTTTACATACTAATCTATCAGTAAATCACATCTTCCTGACAGGAAATGGGAGTTGTAGCCTAAAAGTAATATAATTTTGATCATATAGATGATCTGCTTACACTTAGGACACTTTGGAGAccgttgtttgtttttggctaaTGATTGAAAGAACAACAGGATGATTAAAACATTTTGATAAACATTTTGACTTCGGTATTTAGAACAAAGCCACGTACCCTGATTCCAGACACTAAGCTAAGCAGCTGCTTTTTTGAAAAGACAACAATCTCCTAaatgtccaaaaaaaaaaaaaaaagatcaaaaatCCTGCATCCAGCTGctcaaattagattttttttaactgtcttCTAGGAGCAGTAAATTGATTGgatttggctttttaaaaatattacctATTTATTTGGACCATAAAAGTGGGCcaaataaataaagctgtgCTTCAAATCGCTCTGAGGCTGCAGAttaatttgaattaaaaaaaatctaaaaaatagTTGCAGGCCTTGAATATATTATTTCTAAATGTCAGAAAAACTCTTTGCTCTTGGAACGTAAGAAATCATCTTTTCTAACTCTATGTTCTCCGGCAGCAGCATTGTTGCTTTTGCTGTCAGGCCACACCACATCTAAATGAAAATGCAGCTGACTTCAAGTGCTGCCATTAACCAGTCCTCAGTCTCTAATGAAATCCATTAGCTCTAACCGGGGAGACTTGGCTTGTATTATTTCCACCCCATTTTTCCTCAGATTGCTTCCTCGCTATCTCATCACAGACAGAATCCATCTTTGGTCTTCATCATTCttttttctcgtttttttttcttctttttttggaaacACTCCTTCCTGGGCTGTGTTACAGCATgcagataaacacacacaacggGGTTTGCTGTCTAAACGCCAGATTTCTCAGCTGTCAGGACGCTACCAGCTCTGCTCAGCAGCTGGGCCTATGACAGATCCAACACAAACTCACACTTCAGGATCTTCTTTCGTAGCATCTCACCAGAGCGAGCCGACGTTCAAAGGGAGCGTCCACTTGGCAGGTTTCACTCGTGCTTTGCtccactttttttcccttcttttcccCTCCTGTCTTTAACCTTGGTCTTGGCACCAGTCTTGGTTTTCACACTGATCTACTGAAATGTCCCATCATCGCTCACTCACTCGAGTCTAGCGGCTGGAAGGGTTTTCGCAGGTATTTCTGACACACCCTGTCCCTGAATCACACTCGGCAGTGGTGAGATTACAGCCTTTTGTCACCTTGTCTGTTAGAGCTTGGCTCTGGCTGACAGGAGATGGATGTGTCAGGTGAGCAATCCCATTCAGAAAAgataggaggaggaggaggaggaagggtgATGCCCCATAAAAAGAGTGaagattttttatattgcagCACAGCTGAAGTTGGGCCATATTTGATCAGATCCAAAAGCCAGGACTCGACACTAGCAGTTGCAGGAATTGTGGTTTCCCAAAGAAATCGTGCAGGTGACAACAGGGGATATTTTTACATTGCAGTGTATGTGAGGAGCACGATGTCCACCTGTAGAGAACTGTCATCAGCTCCAGCAATAGCTCACTGTCAGACACGCTTGATTTACATTGCTAAGCTTCCCCTGTCTATACCCCGTTTTCCCTTCTCCAGACCGCGACTGCTGTCTTCTTCCCTCTCCAGGAGAAACCCGTCAGTGCACATGCCAATGCAGGTGAGCGCCCACCTAAATGAGCATCCATCTGGTTTAACAGCTTGTAAACACTTAAGTCTCACGTCTTCATACAACATAGTCTCGACCCTGACAAATTCCCAAAAATGCACACTGCACCAGAGCAGAGGGGGAAAAATGCTATGAAATGATATCAGGCTTTCCAGGTCAAGCAGAAGATAAAGGCCTCTGGAAGCCATGCGAAATACATTAACCTCCATTCCTGAGGCTATCTGTCTTTATCTGGCCTTGATAAGCTCACTTCACAGCCTTTCAGCCTCGCTAAATCATAACTGCGCTGCGTTGTGTCACATTCAGTTTCCCCACCGTTTCAccaaaaaaaacaggagaaaaaaaaaaaagcatccatCTGCCCTGCCAGCCAGCTCTGCTGTACTGGACTGTATCGCAGGGGCAATTTGTGGGAAGTGGGATGCTGTGGCACTTACAGCCTCCTCAGCCTTTATTGCAGCCTCCCACTGTGAACTACTGTTCCCTTTACTgcagatgtgttttttgtttggctAAGGGGCCTCTCAggttttgatatttttattacCTCTCAAGGGTCATCAGTCAGGACCCCGGGCCAGGGTCCACCAACCGGCAGGTCCCCCCGCCCACTTGCTATGGCCACACAAAAATACTTTTGTGGGAAGAACTGAGGATAGCTGTCTGGACGTCACACTGAGCTGCACTTCAGAATAATTTAAAAGCCCCCGTTGGATCCTTTCCCTCTCCTTGTGCTTTCTGCCTGTCATACTCATCCTGGATTACACGCTGAATCAATATTTTGTTGCTCGAgcaaaataaaccaaataaaCCCCTCTCCTCCTGTTTTCGGTATATTGAATCAAATCCTTCGTGGTGTTTTCCTAGACACATATttaggggtgaaaaaaaatggagCTTTGCAAATATTTCTAATTCAAGCATTCATTTGTAAAAAGCCTCGGAAAGAATAATACCGCTTTCACTGTGCAGGAGTGTACTATATCAGCCTCAGGTTCCCCTTGGCTCGGATTCACGGGGGTTGGCTGAAAAATAGGAGCATTCCCTTTTGCTCATGAAATCAAGAGAAAATACAGCTTCAAATGAGGCGTTAAGTCTCGGAGGCGTTGGCTGTTATGTAAAATGAATTATGGTACAAAGCTGATATGATCTCTTTTGGTGTTAATGCAGATGCACTGGCATGGGATTTATTGTATAGACAGGACGTATGTTTGAgagtctgtctgtgttttaaCAGTATTATGGTAAGAGGAATGTTGTATGCTAAATAAATTAAGTATTTCTTgattttcctctttttaaaaCCAGAAAATGACACACAGTTTTTCCCCGGCTGTAATCAACGGTGACGTGAGCATATTGAGGTCTAGTATGCGATTGTGTATCAATGTACATGTGGGTGGTAAGACTCTGGAGTGACAGCCCCAGCTTGGCCCTTGGCCCCCAGCTCTGCCAATGCTGTGTAACCAGCAGCTGATTTATGGCCCCTGGAGCCCTGCTGAGCCTCTTCCTCTTTGGCCCCTGATGTTTTCCAAGCAAGCCCAGAGAAAGGTAACACTCCTCTTCTCCTGTCTCCTCCATTACCTTTTTATACTATTTCTAGGGACTCTCTTGTTCAACAATTAGTTAGCAGGTCAGCTTGTTTGGGATCTTAGCTAGGGACGCTTCAGTAACCAATATGAATTAGCATAACTAGCTCAACAAAGGTAGTTGTATCCTATGGAATACTTCTAAAATAACTACAGTACTTAACCCTAATTTGGCAGAATAGTTAGTATTATTTGATGTAAAGGAAAGTACATAGTGACCCAACTGACACATctgtacagaaaaaaacagctaaaatcAAGCACAAATACTTAATACAGCTAGCTATAAGCAATGATTAAAGCTATATTTTTCTAAGTAATCACTGTGGATTAGAGGTTACTGCAGGTGTATCATAACAAACAAAttcacattttcacagtttGAGAGTGACTGACCAGTCAGATCAAACGCTCTGTCCTCTACTGACCTGCAGGTTGCTCTGTCCATCCAGCCTCCAGGAGGAGAGCGTCTTCTCAGAGGAGCCCGATACGCCCCTCAGACTTGTGGTGTCAAAGGTCATGCACATGACAGGCTCAGGGTGGGCTTTGACTTGGCTCAACTTGGACCTCTGTGTTACGTCCCACAGCAACAGAGAGCCATTCTCGTATCCAGCTAACAGGAGAGGCCCGGAGCCCGAGTCTGGCTGAAGAGAGGAAGGAGAAGAACAGAAAGATGGGGAAGAGGGAACAGAAAGTGAAGTATAAGTTAAGATGTGAGATGAGAGctgtgtcataaaaaaaaaccccacagaaaCCGCTGCGCAATGCTGGAAACTGAGAGGAGCAGAGGTTATCATCCTGGAAGCTCCCGCTGACACTCAGAGAAACGCTGCGGGCTCCATTCGTCAGCTTGCTGCTCTCTCTTTCCAGCACTCCATTACACCACTCCTCACTTTGCTCCTCATCTATATTACTAAGCCAC includes these proteins:
- the gnb1l gene encoding guanine nucleotide-binding protein subunit beta-like protein 1, which encodes MSRPSPSPIYTLRGAGGPLNTLHFSCQGEGTPLLFSGSGKGAIHIWNLNSRRAEKIIEAHSGNSVIWVSTLQSADALISQGRDMQVCRWDVSEGRSELVESVWTGSVGFCQCSLLETSPANYLLAYAGEQTEEIKIIELPSKTAVCTLVPEEKLGMVMCLKLWQPDSGSGPLLLAGYENGSLLLWDVTQRSKLSQVKAHPEPVMCMTFDTTSLRGVSGSSEKTLSSWRLDGQSNLQLQDCVTLVNPGVSQLCIRMDRKLLASAGWDHRIRVFGWKKLRPLAVLQYHTDMVLSVAFSDHRDPRQRVLAAGSKDQRISLWSVYNEGADTG